TCCTCACTTGCGCAAAGTTTCCCATTACAAATTCTCATCATAACATTGAATACAAAAGTATTTCCCCAACTACTCAAGTTAATTTTTGCACCACTACTGCCATTCTTATTACTGTCCTTAAACAAACCGCGAATAACAACAGACAGAATTGTAGAGCTTAGAAcagatgtattttttttatatatagctACACGTATCTTTTGCTATATTTAAgactataaattaaaaaaattatatagacGCACAAGTTTTAAGCGTAGATAtgcatataaattttgaattgttttGAAGGAAAAGGCATAATATATCCCTCAACCCTCGTTATAAAAATGATTAATATATACTTTTATTGTTATACAAATAGATCAGATATATCATACCCTTTTGGTGtagtgaaaataataattttattttttcctaaaaaaagaATCATGTAAAGGTATATTTGATCCTGACATGTgagattttttgaattttttattcacAGGTTGatatgaatttattattttgatagtcaaatctattttttctctcattttcttgtaaaatttatcatagatgccccaattttatttttacaaaaaataaattacaatatagccgcaaatttaattatttttttctctttttccattcacacttttttctttttatttctcatatatttacactaaaaatgaaataagaataagaaactcAACTAATGATAAGCAAATATATCTATAATAGAGATATTTTAAACTCAAATTAGTTGTTGaatcaaagaaataaaaaaaaatcatgtatgAGTAATATCAAATATACCCCTAAACTTTGCCAGAAGTATCATATAAACCcctacatatatttttttaaattaaaaattaaaaattatttttcaattctGTTAGATGAAAAGGGTATATGTGATCCATTTTTTAACGGTAGAAATATATGTGAGCTATTTTTTTAACGGTAAGAATATATGTGAATCATTTTTATAACGAGAGATATATCAGTTTTAAATCATAAAGTTGAAGAGTTGTTCGTACAAAAGGGTGACACTTTGATTTCACAAAGACTAAcgatatttttaaatcaaaagataaaaaataaatatatgtgaGTTATTTTCTAAATGTCAGGGATATTTTTAGCCATTTTTCGTTTCATGTGTTATCATTGGAAGTACCCAAGTGTGAAGTTAGTAGCAGAGTAATCAGTTGGCAGTGTGTAGAGACAAAAAGCATGATCATGTTGCTGACGAATTTAAGTGATTGACAAATACAAAGTACTTGGATAAAAAGGATGAGGCTGAGAAAGGGAGAGACAGTGTGAGTGTGTGTGAAAGTGAAGTTTCAAAAGTGTAACacatttttctcctttttttttgttcttcttccaTTCACTTCTTATCCTGTGTTTCACTTCAAGGGGTCAAAGGGTCGTTTGGTTTAGTGtgaataataacatcaaatagtTTTAGAATTATATTATAGTGACACTTAATTTATTATTTGGTTGACAAATTTAAAATAGTTGATTTCGAGGTTAATAATTAGTATTGGATAAGTTCTCTCTACTTTTGAGTGGTATGCTAATTTTGGAATAACATGTCTCtgaataaaataagtaaatgacAAAGATATCCCCTTAATACCATATATAACAACATTTACAACCGTcactttatttttatgataatttttcatatattttctattaaaaaattacactatatgatataatttatatttataaatttatttgactaagtcttatgtttatttatattttgatttctcataaatccttttttactttaacaaacttaaaatgaaaattctattttaaaattaaataagaagaaagttttattttaaatttgaatattgaataattaaattttacaaaaaaattattaaaaactaaataaagtgaagagtattttttaaaacgaGGCATGGAGCTTTGCATTCACCACACTCATATACTTATTTATAAACATTAAAGGAAAATCCTTACATTACATACATAAAAAACTCAGAGCTGGTCAAGAAATCGGATACAATTCTGGCGCGGAATGCATATGGCCTCCAAAGGCTTATCCGTGTTCAAAGTGATTCTAGAATTATAGCACGCGTCTAAGTTTTCCTCAACTTTCACATTTTCCCAATCAAACCACTGAATCAAAGAACCCAAAACCAACGAAACAGTACGTAAGCCCATTGCAGCTCCAGGGCATGCTCTTCTCCCCATTCCAAATGGCACAAATTTATAATGGAACCCTTCTTTTTCCTCTTCCATTGTCTCAAATCTCTCCGGCTTAAACTTTTCAGGCTCGTCCCATAATTCGGGGTCCCTATGGATGGCCCAAGCGTTAACCATTAGGATCGTATGTTTTGGTACATTGTAGCCACCAATAGTACAATCTTCTAATGAGTAGTGAGGCACCAGAAGTGGTACTGGAGGATATAATCTCAGTGTCTCATTGATAACACACTGCAAATAAGGAAGCTTTGTGAGATCAGACTCGTTTAGCAAGCGTTCGTTCCCCACTTTGCTGTCAATCTCAGCCTTCAACTTATAAAATGCCTCAGGGTGAGCTAAAAGAAGCCGCATCGCCCATTGAATGGTCATCGAAGAGGTTTCTGTTCCCGCAATAAACAAAGTCTGGCAAACAAATGCACAAGTCTAATTAGTGAGCTAGGAATATATTAGCTCATATGAAAACTATGTATGATCCAAATTAAGGAAATTTTGACCAGATTATAGCCATTGTTGAGGAAACGTACCAGTACAACACTTTTGATGAGATCATCTGTATAGAATTCAGGTTCTGATTCTTGCAGAGACAATAGTGTTTCAACCAGTGTGCCCTTCTTCTCCCTGTTTCTATCAGTACTGGACTCCGAAACACTAATAGGACTAACTTTCTTCTGTCGAAATTCATCAAATAAACTATTCAGGAATTCATTTCTCTTCTTGTGAGCTGAGACCATCCTCTTCTCAATACCTTTGTACCCAAACCATTTCAACACTGGCAAGAAATCACACACGTTCAAAACCACCAACGTTGCGAAGAAAAATCCTTTTATCTCTTCAATGATCTGTTTACCTTTCTCTGTTCCTATCTCTTCCTCAATTACGCAAGGTTTCCCAGTACCACTTCTCATCATAACATTAAACGCAAAAGTAAAAACCCAATTACTCAAGTTAATCTTCGCACCACTACTACCATTCTTATTACAACTAGCTTTAAACAAACCGCGAATAAGAATTCTAATTTCTTCACTCCTCAATGCAGAAGACTTTTGAAGGCTATTAGAAGAAAAGATCTCAATTACCATTAGACGGCGAAGCGCCCTCCAGAGATAGCCATAGGAAGCCCAAATAACGGTCttataattgaaggaaaacttATCTCCAGTCATAGTCTGAGGACGATTTGCAAATACGATATCGTTTTTTGTGAAGCATTCCTCCACGGCGGATGGAGAAGACACAACAAGCAAATTTCGACAGCCTAACCGGAGATACAGAACCGGTCCATATTTAGTTGATAATGAGGTTAATGTCTGGTGAAATGAATTTTTGATAAGGTAAAGATGGCCAATTATTGGAAGTGAAAGAGGACTAGGTGGTAAATGTTTTCTTGGATAAAGAAAATGTTTCATTAAAAAGATGGTAACAAAAAATACCAAGGTAGTAGCTAAGTAGTAGAGATTCTCCATGGCCGAAAAGTTGGAATAAACAGAGAATTGTAGAGTTCAGAACTCAGGGCAGTGTAGTTCTAAAAAACAGATGTGCGTTTTATACATATCAGTTCCGAGTGTGTAGAGGCTAAATTTCGTAAGCAATGATCCTATAGCTGACGCATTTAAGTGATTGACAGATTCAAGTATAACAAATGTCTACGTTTCTATAACATCACAGTAATAATTCAAGGGGCAGTTatataaagaagaaaacaacCAAGGAAAGATTAAAGCAAAGAAAAGGTGCGTGGGGACCACAAGCCGGATGAGAGGTAAATCCAAAATTTGAAGGTCACCGTGCCATCGTTATTCTAACATAGAGGCTAGTGAAATTAGCTCAAAAAATAGGTGGTCTAGTCCTATATCCTTCATGTTTATCTGGAATCACGAAGGGAGTGAGAACATATTCCAACGGACACACTTTCAAGAAAAAGGAAAGCCAACTTACACCTTCTTAAAGCGTCTTTGCAATGAGGATTGAGGAATAGTGCCATGTCGGACTGATGACTAATGGCATTAGCACTGACGAAATACAAGTATACATACACAAAAAAGAAATTGGAATTTAAAAGGTGCACATTGTAAAATTACTGTATTTGTGTGTATAACATGCTGAGAAGATGAAGgagatgaagaacaaaagaGGGAGAAAAGAATTTCTTGTATTAGAAGTAATCTAATGCAGTGTGAGCTGCTTATATACAAGTGTACAGCTATATATTTGTTCTAACTAATTCTGTAACTGACTGATGCTAACACTTTATAGTCACGTGCATAGCTGCTAACAAGCTAACAACCTTCTAACCACTTTCTAACAGAATAATTAGCTCAACTACTAACTATAGCTAATCACAAGAATTATACTTTCAAGGTACATCAACACATTTATTGATTTCCTTTACACTCCTCCTCAAACTAGGAGCCATGAAGATATTCTTCATTGCTAGTTTGGATATCAAATGTGTATGTAATGACCTACCAAGACCTTTAGTAAGGATATCAGTAGGTTGGTCTGCTGAAGGTATATAGGAAGTAACAATCAAGCCTTCTTGAATCTTTTCCGTGGTAAAATGGCAGTCTATGTCTATGTGTTTAGTTCTCTTATGGAACACATGATTAGCAGTTATTTGGAGAGTTGATTTACTGTCTGAGAACAAAGAAACAGGAACCTTGACCTCTACACCAAGCTCTTTGAACAAGCCaatcaaaacttgaaaaaaattatggcCAAACACATAAtgaaatttcaccaaaactCTGCCCAAAAATAACTTGCTAAGTATATTTGAGAACTTGGGCAAAAGGCAGAAGTTAGTTAGTAGCAGAGTAATCAGTTGGCAGTGTGTAGAGACAAAAAGCATGATCATGTTGCTGACGAATTTAAGTGATCGATAAATACAAAGTACTTGGATAAAAAGGATGAGGCTGAGAGAGGGAGAGAcagtgtgtgtgtgtgaaagTGAAGTTTCAAAAGTGTAACacatttttctccttttttttgttcttctttcaTTCACTTCTTATGCTGTGTTTCACTTCAACTTAAGAGTTTAAGTTATACACGTAGTTAGTGTACAGTGTTTTGATACTATTGGTTCAcgtcaaatcaactcaatcacgATGGTTAAGTAGTTTGATATAGTAAGAAAATGCATTAATTAATCATGGTTAAGTAATAAATGAGTATGTGCAAACAATATTATCATATATCGATTGGTTTGATATAAGTGTGTGTAAGCTTTTACATTTGCAATCCAAGTTGTTCCACATGCAACAAACATATATCAAATAGAACAAGGCACTGAGTTTTGCATTCATCAAGCTCATATACTTatttataaacattcatttagaACACAAAGGCAAATCCTTACACtacatacataaaaaaaaaatcagagcTGGTCAAGGAATCGGATACAATTCTGGCGCGGAATGCATATGGCCTCCAAAGGCTTATCCTTGTTCAAAGTGATTCTAGAATTATAGCACGCGTCTAAGTTTTCCTCAACTTCCACATTTTCCCAATCAAACCACTGAATCAAAGAACCCAAAACCAACGAAACAGTACGTAAGCCCATTGCAGCTCCAGGGCATGCTCTTCTCCCCATTCCAAATGGCACAAATTTATAATGGAATCCTTCTTTTTCCCCTTCCATTCCCTCAAATCTCTCTGGCTTAAACTTTTCAGGCTCGTCCCATAATTCGGGGTCCCTATGGATGGCCCAAGCGTTAACCATTAGGATCGTATGTTTTGGTACATTGTAGCCACCAATAGTACAATCTTCTAATGAGTAGTGAGGCAACAGAAGTGGTACAGGAGGATATAATCTCAGTGTCTCATTGATAACACACTGCAAATAAGGAAGCTTTGTGAGATCAGATTCATTTAGTAAACGCTCGTTCCCCACTTTGCTGTCAATCTCAGCCTTCAACTTATGAAATGCCTCAGGGTGAGCTAAAACAAGGTGCATCGCCCATTGAATGGTCATCGATGTGGTCTCTGTTCCGGCATTAAACAACATCTGGCAAGCAAATGCACAAGTCTAATTAGTGAACTTACCTTAAAGTAAACATTTTATACTCTATCTCAAGTTACACATCTGTGAACAAGAACAATAAATCTAGGAATATATTTGCTCGTAATCAAAACTATCTATATCCAAATTAAGGGAATTTTGACCAGATTATGGCCAATATCATTGAGGGAAACGTACCAGTATAACACTTTTAATGAGATCATCTGTGTAGAATTCAGGTTCTGATTCTTGCAGAGACAAGAGAGTTTCAACCAGTGTGCCCTTCTTTTCCCAGTTTCTATCAGTACTTGACTCTGAAACACGAATACTTTCTTTCTTCTGTCGAAAGTCATCAAATAAACTATTCAAGAATTCATTTCTCTTCTTGTGAACTGAGACCATCCTCTTCTCAATTCCTTTGTACCCAAACCATTTCAATACTGGCAAGAAATCACACACGTTCAAAACCACCAACATCGCGAAGAAAAATCCCCTTATCTCTTCAATGATTTTTTTACCTTTCTCTGTTCCTATGTCTTCCTTACTTACGCAACATTTCCCCGTACCAATTCTCATCATAACATTGAACGCAAAAGTAAAAACCCAATTACTCAAGTTAATCTTAGCACCACTACGACCATTCTTATGACAACTAGCTTTAAACAAACCGCGAATAAGAATTATAACTTCTTCACTCCTCAATGCAGAAGACTTTTGAAGGCTATTAGAAGAAAAGATTTCAATTACCATTAGACGGCGGAGCGCCCTCCAGAGATAGCCGTAGGAAGCCCAAACAACGGCCTTatagttgaaggaaaacttatCTCCAGTCATAGTCTGAGGACGGTTTGCAAATAAGATATCGTTTTTCGTGAAGCATTCCTCCACGGCGGATGGAGAAGACACAACAAGCAAATTTCGACAGCCTAACCGGAGATACAGAACCGGTCCATATTTAGTTGATAATGAGGTCAATGTCTGGTGAAATGAATT
This region of Solanum dulcamara chromosome 9, daSolDulc1.2, whole genome shotgun sequence genomic DNA includes:
- the LOC129902693 gene encoding cytochrome P450 81C13-like, with amino-acid sequence MENLYYLATTLVFFVTIFLMKHFLYPRKHLPPSPLSLPIIGHLYLIKNSFHQTLTSLSTKYGPVLYLRLGCRNLLVVSSPSAVEECFTKNDIVFANRPQTMTGDKFSFNYKTVIWASYGYLWRALRRLMVIEIFSSNSLQKSSALRSEEIRILIRGLFKASCNKNGSSGAKINLSNWVFTFAFNVMMRSGTGKPCVIEEEIGTEKGKQIIEEIKGFFFATLVVLNVCDFLPVLKWFGYKGIEKRMVSAHKKRNEFLNSLFDEFRQKKVSPISVSESSTDRNREKKGTLVETLLSLQESEPEFYTDDLIKSVVLTLFIAGTETSSMTIQWAMRLLLAHPEAFYKLKAEIDSKVGNERLLNESDLTKLPYLQCVINETLRLYPPVPLLVPHYSLEDCTIGGYNVPKHTILMVNAWAIHRDPELWDEPEKFKPERFETMEEEKEGFHYKFVPFGMGRRACPGAAMGLRTVSLVLGSLIQWFDWENVKVEENLDACYNSRITLNTDKPLEAICIPRQNCIRFLDQL
- the LOC129902765 gene encoding cytochrome P450 81C13-like, whose translation is MENMNSKYYYLPILLFFVIFLWKYLLHPRKHLPPSPMSLPIIGHLYLIKNSFHQTLTSLSTKYGPVLYLRLGCRNLLVVSSPSAVEECFTKNDILFANRPQTMTGDKFSFNYKAVVWASYGYLWRALRRLMVIEIFSSNSLQKSSALRSEEVIILIRGLFKASCHKNGRSGAKINLSNWVFTFAFNVMMRIGTGKCCVSKEDIGTEKGKKIIEEIRGFFFAMLVVLNVCDFLPVLKWFGYKGIEKRMVSVHKKRNEFLNSLFDDFRQKKESIRVSESSTDRNWEKKGTLVETLLSLQESEPEFYTDDLIKSVILMLFNAGTETTSMTIQWAMHLVLAHPEAFHKLKAEIDSKVGNERLLNESDLTKLPYLQCVINETLRLYPPVPLLLPHYSLEDCTIGGYNVPKHTILMVNAWAIHRDPELWDEPEKFKPERFEGMEGEKEGFHYKFVPFGMGRRACPGAAMGLRTVSLVLGSLIQWFDWENVEVEENLDACYNSRITLNKDKPLEAICIPRQNCIRFLDQL